The Calditrichota bacterium DNA segment TTGAACCCAAAGATTTAAACGATTCAATTTAGTGAAGTATAAGAAATTCACTCTTAAATGTCAAGGGGTTTTTAACTTTGTGCGGCCGCTAAGAGAATCTTGCTTTCAACGGTATGTTTGTCGTGGGCGTAAAGGAGAGCGATTTCGCCGGAGATTTTTCCGGTTTGTACAAAAGTCAGGAGATTCTGATCCATAAGCTGCATCCCGAATTGGGCGCCGGTTTGAATGGCCGAGGGAATCTGGTGAATTTTTCGTTCCCGGATAAGGTTGCGAATGGCGGGCGTGGCGATCATAATTTCCATGGCCGCAATTCGTCCGAGTTTATCCTTTGTCGGCAAGAGACGCTGCGAAATGACCCCCAGAATGGCATCGGCAAACTGGGCACGGATTTGATCCTGCTGACCGGCAGGGAACACATCCACAATTCGGTTGATGGTTTCCGCCGCGCTGTTGGTGTGGAGTGTGGCAAAAACCAGGTGCCCTGTTTCGGAAGCCGTAAGTGCCAGTGAAATGGTTTCCAGGTCCCGCATCTCCCCCACGAGAATCACATCCGGGTCCTCCCGCAAGGCGGCGCGAAGGGCATTGGCAAACGATTTTGTGTGAGGGCCCAGTTCCCTTTGATTAATCAGGCAATTCTTTCCCTTGTACACATATTCAATGGGATCCTCGATCGTAATCACATGCACCTGACGTTCAGAATCGATTAGATCAATCATGGCCGCCAGTGTCGTTGATTTTCCTGAACCTGTGGGGCCGGTTACCAGTACCAGGCCCTCCTGACGGCGGGCCAGATCGTACACACCCGCAGGCGCCCCCAGTTCTTCCAGCGTGCGAATGCGTTCAGGGATGACACGAAATGCCAGCGCCTTCCCGTTCAACTGGAAATAGGCATTTGTGCGGAATCGGGCCACACCCGGAATAGCGTAGGCAAAATCCAGCTCCCGGCTGGACTCGTAAGCGGCCCGTTGTTCTTTGGTTAGTAATTCGCCGATTAGTTGATTGATGTGTTCGGCAGAAATTGCCTGCCCGTTCATTTTTTGCAGATGCCCGTGCATCCGAAAAATAGGCGGATAACCCGAGCTGAGG contains these protein-coding regions:
- a CDS encoding type IV pilus twitching motility protein PilT yields the protein MDKILTFAVKKGASDIHLSSGYPPIFRMHGHLQKMNGQAISAEHINQLIGELLTKEQRAAYESSRELDFAYAIPGVARFRTNAYFQLNGKALAFRVIPERIRTLEELGAPAGVYDLARRQEGLVLVTGPTGSGKSTTLAAMIDLIDSERQVHVITIEDPIEYVYKGKNCLINQRELGPHTKSFANALRAALREDPDVILVGEMRDLETISLALTASETGHLVFATLHTNSAAETINRIVDVFPAGQQDQIRAQFADAILGVISQRLLPTKDKLGRIAAMEIMIATPAIRNLIRERKIHQIPSAIQTGAQFGMQLMDQNLLTFVQTGKISGEIALLYAHDKHTVESKILLAAAQS